A genomic stretch from Candidatus Omnitrophota bacterium includes:
- the lnt gene encoding apolipoprotein N-acyltransferase: MNFILSILSGVMLVLAFPDHDLWLLSWLAFIPLFAAIEGGNARERFLRAYITGIIFFSGTIYWLTNVTILGTALLILYLSLYFGLFGIIFNKGSRGFQLFILPAAWVVLEYIRSHLFSGFGWALLGYSQYLNLPAIQIADVTGAWGVSFIIMMFNAALWQAVSRRCLKAPAAPLLIILCVLFYGFFKLDQPLEGRSVRAALIQGNIPQSLKWQPGQEEYIFNRYFTLSLHSCDDKPDIIIWPESAVVNYLDLDAPLRGQNFFREIAALTREMGVPILFGAVSRGKEGFFNSALFLQGGELKGQYNKIHLVPFGEYIPLRKYLPFLETVVPIGDFSSGSEPVVFTSAEGAGFSVLICFEDTLPALSRGFVNRGAEFLVNITNDAWFGKSGAPYQHLQASVFRAVENRRPLARAANTGVSAFIDQRGRIVDTVNKAGKEIFVEGFKVKDIILSSGQKSVYTRVGDIFVLGCLILCCAHLVLGWKRKK; the protein is encoded by the coding sequence ATGAACTTCATTCTGAGCATTCTTTCCGGGGTAATGCTTGTTTTGGCATTTCCCGATCATGATCTATGGCTCCTGTCCTGGCTGGCCTTTATCCCCTTGTTCGCGGCGATAGAGGGAGGAAACGCCAGAGAACGATTCCTCCGCGCCTATATCACCGGGATCATTTTTTTCTCCGGGACGATCTACTGGCTTACCAACGTTACGATCTTAGGCACAGCCCTCTTGATCCTGTATCTGTCTTTGTATTTCGGGTTATTCGGCATCATTTTTAATAAGGGCAGCCGCGGCTTTCAACTTTTTATTCTCCCCGCTGCCTGGGTGGTCCTGGAATATATCAGGTCGCATTTATTCAGCGGTTTTGGCTGGGCATTGCTGGGATATTCTCAGTACCTTAATCTCCCCGCGATCCAGATAGCCGATGTTACCGGCGCCTGGGGGGTTTCCTTTATCATTATGATGTTCAACGCCGCGCTCTGGCAGGCAGTTTCCCGCCGGTGCCTTAAGGCGCCGGCAGCGCCGTTGCTGATAATCCTCTGTGTTCTTTTTTATGGTTTTTTCAAGTTGGATCAGCCGCTTGAAGGCAGAAGCGTCAGGGCCGCGCTTATTCAAGGCAACATCCCCCAGAGTTTGAAATGGCAGCCGGGGCAGGAGGAATATATTTTCAACAGGTATTTTACATTGAGCCTTCATTCCTGCGACGATAAACCGGATATTATTATCTGGCCCGAATCCGCCGTAGTCAATTATCTGGATTTAGACGCGCCTTTGCGCGGCCAGAATTTTTTCAGGGAGATAGCCGCGTTGACCAGGGAGATGGGTGTTCCGATTTTATTCGGAGCGGTTTCGCGGGGCAAAGAGGGATTCTTCAACAGCGCGCTGTTTTTACAGGGCGGGGAGTTAAAGGGTCAATATAACAAGATCCATCTTGTGCCTTTCGGCGAATATATACCTTTAAGAAAATACCTGCCGTTCTTAGAAACGGTCGTGCCTATCGGGGATTTCTCTTCCGGCAGCGAACCGGTCGTGTTTACTTCGGCGGAAGGGGCCGGCTTCTCCGTTTTGATCTGTTTTGAAGATACCCTGCCGGCGCTTTCGCGCGGATTTGTAAATCGCGGCGCGGAGTTTTTAGTTAATATAACAAACGATGCCTGGTTCGGCAAAAGCGGCGCTCCATATCAGCATCTTCAGGCGTCGGTATTTCGCGCCGTAGAGAACAGAAGGCCCCTGGCCAGGGCGGCCAATACGGGCGTTTCCGCGTTCATAGACCAGCGCGGCAGGATCGTTGATACCGTAAACAAAGCGGGCAAAGAGATATTTGTTGAAGGATTCAAGGTAAAAGATATAATCTTATCATCGGGGCAAAAGAGCGTCTATACCCGCGTAGGCGACATATTCGTGCTCGGCTGCCTTATCCTGTGCTGCGCGCACCTTGTTTTGGGATGGAAGAGAAAAAAATAA
- the prfB gene encoding peptide chain release factor 2 (programmed frameshift), which translates to MSAEIRARLKELDKRVQAIRVIFDVDKKLKVISDLQDLMSQPSFWQDQNSANKSVEELKSLKADVSVVLDLQKRIEEAQEFLDISNEDKVILDQIEENIKEISGETGQLELRVLLSGEFDAGSAILSINAGAGGTESCDWANMLLRMYSRWAEDKGYKVSTIDILLGEEAGIKNATLLIEGRFAYGYLRCESGVHRLVRISPFDANKRRHTSFASVEALPEIEEDIEIAVNPSDLRVDVYRSSGAGGQSVNTADSAVRITHIPTGIVVSCQNERSQYQNKQVAMKVLKSRLYTLEREKQARQMEQIAGKKQKIEWGSQIRSYVMHPYSMVKDHRTDFQTGNVQAVMDGRLDEFMQAYLRKTAKDSTLSI; encoded by the exons ATGAGCGCGGAGATACGGGCGAGGTTGAAGGAATTGGATAAGAGGGTTCAGGCGATAAGA GTTATCTTTGACGTAGATAAAAAGCTAAAAGTCATCTCGGACCTGCAGGACCTGATGTCCCAGCCCAGTTTCTGGCAGGACCAGAATTCCGCCAATAAGTCCGTGGAGGAATTAAAGTCGCTCAAGGCGGACGTATCCGTCGTGCTTGACCTGCAGAAAAGGATAGAGGAGGCGCAGGAGTTTTTAGATATAAGCAACGAAGATAAGGTCATACTGGACCAGATAGAGGAAAATATAAAGGAGATCAGCGGGGAGACAGGGCAGCTTGAATTGAGGGTACTTTTGTCCGGTGAGTTTGACGCGGGCAGCGCCATCTTGAGCATAAATGCCGGCGCCGGAGGCACGGAATCCTGCGACTGGGCGAATATGCTGCTGCGCATGTACAGCCGATGGGCGGAGGACAAGGGCTACAAGGTCAGCACTATTGACATATTGTTGGGAGAAGAGGCGGGCATAAAGAACGCCACGCTTCTAATAGAAGGCCGTTTCGCCTACGGCTACCTTAGATGTGAATCAGGGGTGCACCGCCTGGTGCGTATATCGCCGTTTGACGCCAATAAGAGAAGGCATACGTCTTTTGCCTCTGTGGAGGCGCTTCCCGAGATAGAAGAGGACATAGAGATAGCCGTAAATCCCTCCGATCTGAGAGTGGATGTTTACCGTTCTTCGGGCGCTGGCGGCCAGAGCGTAAATACCGCTGATTCCGCGGTAAGGATCACGCATATCCCCACGGGTATAGTTGTATCTTGCCAAAACGAACGCTCCCAGTATCAGAATAAGCAGGTGGCGATGAAGGTCCTGAAATCCCGGCTCTATACCTTAGAGAGGGAAAAGCAGGCCAGGCAAATGGAGCAGATCGCCGGTAAGAAACAGAAGATCGAATGGGGCAGCCAGATACGTTCTTACGTGATGCATCCGTATTCGATGGTCAAAGACCACCGCACCGATTTTCAGACCGGTAACGTGCAGGCGGTGATGGACGGCCGGCTTGACGAGTTTATGCAGGCATATCTGCGAAAGACAGCCAAAGACAGCACCCTTTCCATATGA
- a CDS encoding PilT/PilU family type 4a pilus ATPase: protein MDVKGLLKELVERNGSDLFLRAGSPVRMRIDGTLSEPGGKPVSVEEMQKIVCDVASEQQRKAFEQCMDVDFALYVSDFDRRFRVSIFIQRNTPSIVIRNVNNVILDFDQLHLPGDTLKKLCQEARGLVLLTGSMGSGKSTAIASMIEYINNNSCKHVLTIEEPIEFTFKDKRSLINQRELGLDVSSYPAALRAFTLQSPDVIFIGNIRDAETMKAAMTAAETGVLVFSTLHTVNAPQTVERIVNFFPPYQHEEIRSELSGLLKGTISLRLLSLKKGGGRIPAYEIMLLSPTIARLIRENNLVDIPKFIEEGEIYGMKSFKQSLIDLVKQGTVSQEDALAHSDNADELLLSLKGIGRV from the coding sequence ATGGACGTCAAAGGCCTTCTAAAAGAGTTGGTTGAGCGCAACGGCTCCGATCTGTTCCTAAGGGCAGGCAGCCCTGTGAGGATGAGGATAGACGGCACGCTGAGCGAGCCCGGGGGTAAGCCGGTGAGCGTTGAGGAGATGCAGAAGATCGTATGCGATGTCGCTTCAGAGCAGCAGAGGAAGGCCTTTGAGCAATGTATGGACGTTGATTTCGCGCTTTACGTATCTGATTTTGACAGAAGGTTCAGGGTCAGCATATTCATCCAGCGCAATACCCCTTCAATAGTAATAAGGAACGTAAACAACGTGATCCTGGATTTTGACCAGTTGCACCTTCCCGGCGATACGCTTAAAAAACTCTGCCAGGAGGCCAGGGGGCTGGTGCTTCTTACCGGCTCAATGGGAAGCGGAAAATCCACGGCCATAGCCAGCATGATAGAATACATCAATAATAATTCTTGCAAGCATGTGCTTACCATCGAAGAGCCGATAGAATTCACGTTTAAGGACAAGCGCTCTCTTATCAATCAGAGAGAGTTGGGGCTTGATGTTTCGTCTTACCCGGCGGCGCTGCGCGCCTTTACGCTGCAGAGCCCGGATGTGATCTTCATCGGCAATATACGCGACGCGGAAACGATGAAGGCGGCCATGACCGCCGCCGAGACAGGCGTATTGGTGTTCAGCACGCTGCACACGGTTAACGCGCCTCAGACGGTGGAAAGGATAGTGAATTTCTTCCCGCCCTATCAGCACGAAGAAATAAGGAGCGAGCTGTCGGGGCTGCTTAAAGGCACGATATCGCTGCGGCTGCTTTCTCTTAAGAAGGGCGGAGGCAGGATACCGGCTTATGAGATCATGCTTCTCAGTCCCACGATCGCACGCCTGATACGGGAGAACAACCTCGTGGATATACCCAAATTCATAGAGGAGGGCGAGATCTACGGGATGAAGTCGTTCAAGCAGTCGCTTATTGATCTGGTCAAGCAGGGCACGGTTTCACAGGAGGACGCGTTGGCGCATTCCGATAACGCGGACGAGTTATTACTGTCATTAAAGGGAATAGGAAGGGTTTAA
- a CDS encoding MGMT family protein — translation MKLTDFEKKVYRVVSKIPLGEARSYRWVAAKAGRPRAYRAVGNALNKNPFAPYVPCHRVVRSDGSLGGFARGAAAKNKLLRREKEIAKIIKLVI, via the coding sequence ATGAAACTGACTGATTTCGAAAAAAAGGTATACAGAGTTGTATCCAAAATACCCCTGGGGGAGGCGCGCAGTTACAGATGGGTGGCGGCCAAAGCAGGCAGGCCGCGCGCGTATAGGGCCGTGGGCAACGCCTTAAACAAGAACCCCTTCGCGCCGTATGTGCCCTGCCACCGCGTGGTCAGATCAGACGGTTCATTGGGCGGCTTTGCCCGGGGGGCCGCGGCCAAGAATAAACTTTTAAGGCGGGAAAAAGAGATAGCCAAAATCATTAAATTGGTGATATAA
- the secA gene encoding preprotein translocase subunit SecA: MINFILQKIIGTQNERALKLLSRDIERINSFEPPLAKLTDQQLKAKTVEFKDRIAARAKDYEAEIEELLAELADTVPEERQKLKERLRGLRNIAFDEVIHEAFAAVREAGRRNISMRHFDAQLIGGLVLHSGRIAEMATGEGKTLVATLPVYLNALLGKGVHIITVNDYLARRDREWMGPIYEALGLSVGVIQHDMSPEQRRFAYSCDITYGTNNEFGFDYLRDNMVIDKDQMVQRPFYYAVVDEVDSILIDEARTPLIISGPAEESTDKYYIIDKIIPKLKGRIILEKDEIDAKYRGEDLSQGYDYIVDEKAHTAHLTADGEAKACQFIGIDNLHEIDTMEYRHHIIQALRAHNLYKRDVDYVVKDGEVLIVDEFTGRLMPGRRWSDGLHQAVEAKEGVKIERENQTLATITLQNYFKMYERLSGMTGTAATEAQEFKHIYGLDVVTIPTNRPLIRTTFSDAIYKTQNEKFSAVVEEIAECNKKGRPVLVGTISIAKSEHLSELLKRKGIEHNVLNAKYHEMEAQIVAQAGRFKAVTIATNMAGRGTDILLGGNPEYMAKSIASQQGLDYNNPEHRDGYRDILTSLKAKAEKEHNDVVGVGGLHVIGTERHEARRIDNQLRGRTGRQGDPGSSRFFVSLGDDLMRLFGSDRIAGLMEKLGMEEGQVIEHPWVTKSIEIAQKRVEQHNFEIRKRLLEYDNVMNRQREIIYNQRREILEGEGPGLDIEDMVSEAVDGPINRYLADNLRQDEWDWDGLLSALRFTFSQAPEADSVKSGSKEEAREKVIQFLMAGYRAKIASMGPWGEHFQKMVFLQVIDTKWKDHLYAMDNLREGIGLRAYGQRDPLIEYQHEGYQMFQEMIAGIKNEAVEFLFKIRPAETRQIKGVFTSLRQEFIHPEAGEIKQEQGQALPSRPAPLPAKSAPHPAEKKVGRNDPCPCGSGKKYKRCCGK; encoded by the coding sequence ATGATCAATTTTATTCTTCAGAAAATAATCGGCACTCAGAATGAGCGCGCGCTCAAGCTTTTAAGCAGGGATATTGAGCGGATAAATTCCTTTGAGCCGCCGCTGGCCAAATTAACCGACCAGCAGCTTAAGGCAAAGACCGTTGAGTTCAAAGACAGGATCGCCGCCCGGGCGAAGGACTACGAGGCCGAGATAGAAGAGCTGCTGGCAGAACTGGCTGATACCGTGCCGGAAGAGCGGCAGAAGCTCAAGGAGAGGCTAAGGGGCCTGCGGAATATCGCCTTTGATGAGGTGATCCATGAGGCGTTCGCCGCCGTGCGCGAGGCCGGCCGCAGGAACATATCAATGAGGCATTTTGACGCGCAGTTGATCGGCGGGCTGGTCCTGCATTCGGGCAGGATCGCCGAGATGGCTACCGGCGAAGGCAAGACCCTTGTGGCCACATTGCCCGTCTACCTTAATGCCCTTCTGGGCAAAGGCGTGCATATCATTACCGTGAACGACTACCTGGCAAGGCGCGACCGGGAGTGGATGGGGCCTATTTATGAGGCGCTGGGATTAAGCGTGGGAGTGATACAGCACGATATGAGCCCGGAACAGAGGCGCTTTGCCTATTCCTGCGATATCACTTACGGCACCAACAATGAATTCGGGTTTGATTATCTTCGGGACAATATGGTCATAGATAAAGACCAGATGGTGCAGAGGCCTTTTTACTACGCCGTAGTCGACGAGGTTGATTCCATCCTTATAGATGAAGCAAGGACGCCTTTGATCATATCCGGCCCGGCGGAAGAGTCCACGGATAAATATTATATTATTGACAAGATCATCCCGAAGTTGAAAGGCAGGATCATACTTGAGAAGGATGAGATAGACGCCAAATACCGGGGAGAGGACCTTTCCCAGGGCTACGACTATATAGTGGACGAGAAGGCGCATACCGCCCACCTTACCGCGGACGGGGAGGCAAAGGCCTGCCAGTTCATAGGTATAGACAATCTGCATGAGATCGACACGATGGAGTACCGCCACCACATCATTCAGGCGCTGCGCGCGCACAATCTCTACAAACGCGATGTTGATTACGTGGTCAAGGACGGCGAGGTGCTTATAGTTGATGAGTTTACCGGCCGGCTTATGCCGGGCAGGCGCTGGTCAGACGGGCTGCACCAGGCGGTTGAGGCCAAGGAGGGCGTGAAGATAGAAAGGGAAAACCAGACCCTCGCCACCATAACGCTGCAGAACTATTTTAAGATGTATGAACGGCTCTCAGGCATGACCGGCACCGCCGCCACAGAGGCGCAGGAATTCAAGCACATATACGGGCTGGACGTTGTGACCATACCCACAAACAGGCCGCTTATCAGGACGACGTTCTCCGACGCGATCTATAAGACGCAGAATGAAAAGTTCAGCGCTGTGGTAGAGGAGATCGCCGAATGCAACAAAAAGGGCAGGCCTGTGTTGGTGGGGACGATCTCGATCGCGAAATCAGAGCATCTTTCCGAGCTGCTGAAAAGGAAAGGCATAGAGCATAATGTGCTGAACGCCAAATACCACGAAATGGAGGCCCAGATAGTGGCGCAGGCAGGGAGGTTCAAGGCGGTGACGATCGCCACCAATATGGCGGGCCGCGGCACCGACATACTCCTGGGCGGAAATCCCGAGTATATGGCAAAGAGCATCGCCTCCCAGCAGGGGCTTGACTACAATAATCCGGAACACAGGGATGGATACAGGGACATCCTCACTTCTTTAAAGGCCAAGGCCGAAAAGGAGCATAACGACGTCGTGGGCGTCGGAGGGCTGCATGTAATAGGCACGGAGAGGCATGAGGCAAGGCGCATAGATAATCAGTTGAGGGGCCGCACCGGCAGGCAGGGAGACCCCGGCTCTTCCAGGTTTTTCGTTTCCCTCGGGGACGACCTTATGCGGCTTTTTGGCTCCGACAGGATAGCCGGCCTGATGGAAAAATTAGGCATGGAAGAAGGCCAGGTAATTGAACACCCCTGGGTTACGAAATCAATTGAGATCGCGCAGAAGAGAGTGGAGCAGCATAATTTTGAGATACGCAAGCGCCTGCTGGAATACGACAATGTGATGAACCGGCAGAGGGAGATAATATATAATCAAAGACGGGAGATACTGGAGGGCGAGGGGCCGGGTTTGGACATAGAAGATATGGTGTCCGAGGCGGTTGACGGCCCGATAAACAGGTATCTGGCGGATAATTTAAGGCAGGATGAGTGGGACTGGGACGGCCTGTTGTCAGCGCTGCGGTTTACCTTTTCTCAGGCGCCGGAGGCGGATTCCGTTAAGTCGGGATCAAAAGAGGAGGCGCGGGAGAAGGTGATCCAATTCCTTATGGCGGGTTATCGCGCCAAGATCGCGTCCATGGGCCCATGGGGAGAGCATTTCCAGAAGATGGTATTTTTGCAGGTCATAGATACAAAATGGAAGGACCACCTTTACGCGATGGATAACCTGCGCGAGGGCATAGGGCTGCGCGCCTACGGCCAGCGCGACCCTTTGATCGAATATCAGCATGAGGGGTATCAGATGTTCCAGGAAATGATCGCCGGCATTAAGAACGAGGCAGTGGAGTTCCTGTTTAAGATACGGCCGGCGGAAACCAGACAGATAAAGGGGGTATTCACTTCCCTGCGGCAGGAATTCATACATCCTGAAGCCGGGGAAATAAAACAGGAACAGGGGCAAGCGCTCCCGTCCCGTCCCGCGCCTTTGCCGGCAAAGTCCGCACCGCATCCCGCCGAAAAAAAGGTCGGCAGAAACGACCCCTGCCCTTGCGGAAGCGGAAAAAAATATAAACGTTGCTGCGGAAAATGA